The genomic stretch TCTTtaattaaaagttcctgcagttgaggctgggttagacccctatcctagtcctacattacagAGAATACTTCCCCCATTAAAAATTATGCCTGACTTTTGTTTATGTTAATGATGGTTGGATGAATGATGCAACCTTATTGTTGTAATGTTCCTACGGATCTTGTAATATCAAATTGTCAAATTTTGGGTTTACACTTTCATTATGCTTCATTCTTCTTGTTgaattttatgattttgtttGTAATTCTtcccaaaatattttcttacCCTTCCCAATGATTCCTTTGTGCTTGagtatttttatttgtttgtgctaCCTATTAATGTTTCTGCAGATTTCTTGGTTTGACCCCATTTAAACAGcaacaacaagaacaagaaaaaaagaaaacactgGTTTAGAAGAAAGTTTTTCTTGTTATTTCTTCCCATTCTTTCTCTTTTACCGTTCTATGTAGAGGACTGAAAGTCTATGCTACAAAATCTTGCCTTTACAGGTGAAGAAACATATCAAGCAAGGACAAGGTCATGAGGGTGGAATATTTACGGTTGAAGCCCCTCTTCATGCCTCAAATGTTCAAGTTGTTGACCCAGTCACAGGGTATGTTGTTTTCATATTGCAGAtaaacttatttatttatttattttttgagtttgCCACCTGAAAGTAagtggaagttttttttttctcccatttggTTTGTATTAATTTTGTTCCAATGGTGGTGTTATGGATTTAGATTTTGATTGTGTTATTTGATATCTAAACTTGTGTAGGAAGCCTTGTAAGGTTGGAGTTAGATACCTAGAAGATGGTACAAAGGTAAGAGTTTCAAGAGGTCAAGGAGCATCAGGGGCCATTATTCCCCGTCCAGAGATCTTAAAAGTTAGGACCACTCTGAGACCTACTATAGGTATTATTCAACTTCATTATAATTTTCCAATACTG from Macadamia integrifolia cultivar HAES 741 chromosome 14, SCU_Mint_v3, whole genome shotgun sequence encodes the following:
- the LOC122061703 gene encoding 50S ribosomal protein L24 isoform X1, which encodes MGWKAAQKLIQNWKVLRGDNVMIIRGKDKGETGVIKRVIRSQNRVIVEAKNLVKKHIKQGQGHEGGIFTVEAPLHASNVQVVDPVTGKPCKVGVRYLEDGTKVRVSRGQGASGAIIPRPEILKVRTTLRPTIAGPKDSPMELVVEKTYDAKTGKGMPDL
- the LOC122061703 gene encoding 50S ribosomal protein L24 isoform X2; translation: MIIRGKDKGETGVIKRVIRSQNRVIVEAKNLVKKHIKQGQGHEGGIFTVEAPLHASNVQVVDPVTGKPCKVGVRYLEDGTKVRVSRGQGASGAIIPRPEILKVRTTLRPTIAGPKDSPMELVVEKTYDAKTGKGMPDL